The following proteins come from a genomic window of Maniola hyperantus chromosome 8, iAphHyp1.2, whole genome shotgun sequence:
- the LOC138402675 gene encoding uncharacterized protein produces MVSPRKLGEFDVVSGNWASYCERMEMYFIVGDVKEALRVPTMISMVGDRAYELMVNLCSPVRPGDKTFAELVKIVGEHLQPKPSILAERFRFRQYRQQESTSVSQYVAELKELSRFCEFGNNLSENLRDQLVCGLQSEVIRQRLFAEETLDFNRAVRLATTFEAAEKNALAVEVGIGISRPKSEPGKTGETLREAAASVSGTSSKSLHRFRISACDRCGDQRHGKDDCPYKFFECSRCRRIGHLRRRSPDDPGAGSAGQNAARGYNRSRRGGRSYGMRWGAGAQRRNQGAGIASRGPNTAGTNHWRDEDPAWMESVGSDDVNEEETVYQMSLRDYRPVSIIVLLDEKPLVMEIDTGSALSCISKQTYIERFSELIDGGLGRYTGGRATLHVREGAVPVFCRARPLAYALRERVDAELDAMLRAGVIEPVDTSDWATPLVIVNKPNGAIRVKRLLASSAVLAHYDVNKPVILTCDASALGIGAVLAQRGADIGGGERPVAYASRSLKELYSELGCLMWGHRVIIPVECRDKVLKELHDSHMGIVKTKALARSYVWFPGIDEALEAMCRACEVCAAVADAPPAHAPHMWPWPSRPWTRLHIDCLGPIAGVTYMVVVDSSSKWIEVVKMGSITAKTGVDVDTALCRFLLLYRNTEHSTTGESPAKLLQGRSLRTRLDKLKPEREDIVRSAQARQEFAAGGVERSFEVGSRVWYRNYGTGNKWLNGDVIGRSGSTNYKLRTGDGTEIFRHVDQIKKCSEINSNIGNSINIETGDRPSAAGRSRGAMVAVALSSVPEEGPQESGGETSSWSPGRAAPEPSTSQQPELAVVNRAPRESVRKRGPPRRFGIDDLYS; encoded by the exons ATGGTTTCTCCCAGGAAATTAGGGGAATTCGATGTCGTGAGTGGGAACTGGGCATCATACTGCGAGCGGATGGAAATGTATTTCATAGTGGGCGATGTGAAAGAGGCCTTAAGGGTACCTACTATGATATCGATGGTCGGGGACAGGGCGTACGAGCTGATGGTAAACCTCTGTAGCCCGGTTAGACCAGGTGATAAAACTTTTGCCGAGTTAGTGAAGATAGTGGGAGAACATTTACAACCAAAACCATCAATATTGGCTGAGCGTTTTCGATTTAGGCAGTATCGTCAGCAAGAATCAACTTCGGTCTCACAATATGTCGCAGAACTGAAGGAACTATCACGTTTTTGTGAGTTTGGAAATAATCTCAGCGAAAATTTGCGAGATCAGTTAGTGTGCGGCTTACAGAGTGAAGTCATTCGTCAAAGACTCTTTGCCGAAGAGACTTTAGATTTTAATCGCGCAGTCAGGTTGGCTACGACATTCGAAGCCGCGGAGAAAAACGCACTTGCAGTGGAAGTCGGAATAGGTATCAGCAGACCAAAATCGGAACCAGGGAAGACGGGAGAGACGCTACGAGAAGCAGCTGCGAGTGTCAGCGgaacttcatcaaaatcattACATCGTTTTCGAATTAGTGCATGCGATCGATGCGGGGATCAGCGGCATGGTAAAGATGACTGTCCTTATAAGTTTTTTGAGTGCAGCCGATGCCGACGGATCGGGCATTTGCGACGACGATCTCCTGATGACCCAGGAGCAGGATCTGCAGGGCAAAATGCTGCCAGGGGCTATAACCGATCGCGGCGCGGCGGTCGCAGCTACGGAATGCGTTGGGGAGCAGGAGCACAGCGTAGAAATCAGGGTGCGGGCATTGCGTCGAGGGGCCCGAACACGGCGGGCACGAACCACTGGCGGGACGAAGACCCGGCTTGGATGGAGTCGGTCGGTTCGGATGACGTCAACGAAGAAGAAACTGTTTATCAGATGTCGCTAAGGGACTATAGGCCGGTTAGCATAATAGTATTACTAGACGAGAAGCCTTTGGTTATGGAAATTGATACTGGTTCTGCATTGTCATGTATAAGCAAGCAGACGTATATTGAAAG GTTTAGTGAGTTAATCGACGGCGGGCTCGGGCGCTACACGGGCGGGCGCGCCACGCTGCACGTGCGGGAGGGCGCCGTGCCCGTGTTCTGTCGTGCGCGCCCCCTCGCCTATGCGCTTCGGGAGCGCGTGGACGCCGAGCTGGACGCGATGCTGCGCGCCGGTGTCATCGAACCGGTTGACACGTCGGACTGGGCCACCCCGCTTGTAATTGTGAACAAACCTAACGGTGCCATTAGG GTTAAAAGATTACTGGCGAGCTCTGCGGTTTTAGCGCATTACGATGTAAATAAGCCGGTTATATTGACATGTGATGCGAGTGCGCTTGGGATAGGCGCGGTGTTAGCGCAGCGAGGCGCAGACATCGGCGGGGGCGAGCGACCGGTCGCTTATGCCTCCCGATCGCT GAAGGAGTTATATAGCGAACTAGGATGTCTCATGTGGGGTCATAGGGTCATAATACCCGTTGAGTGCCGAGATAAAGTGTTGAAGGAACTTCATGACTCGCACATGGGGATAGTTAAAACTAAGGCATTAGCGAGGAGCTACGTATGGTTTCCGGGAATAGATGAAGCGTTGGAGGCGATGTGCCGCGCGTGCGAGGTTTGCGCCGCAGTGGCCGACGCGCCGCCGGCGCACGCACCGCACATGTGGCCGTGGCCGAGTCGCCCGTGGACAAGACTGCATATCGATTGCTTGGGACCTATAGCGGGGGTTACTTATATGGTGGTAGTCGATTCTAGTTCCAAATGGATTGAGGTGGTAAAGATGGGTTCCATCACAGCGAAAact GGGGTAGACGTAGACACAGCGTTATGTCGTTTTCTATTATTATACCGGAATACCGAGCATAGCACGACAGGAGAAAGCCCAGCCAAACTGTTACAAGGCAGGTCATTACGCACGCGTTTGGATAAGCTAAAGCCGGAACGGGAGGATATAGTTCGATCTGCCCAGGCACGTCAAGAGTTTGCGGCGGGAGGAGTTGAGAGATCGTTCGAGGTCGGAAGTAGGGTGTGGTACCGAAACTACGGAACAGGCAATAAATGGTTAAACGGGGATGTCATAGGAAGAAGCGGGAGTACAAATTATAAGCTGCGTACTGGAGATGGAACTGAGATATTTAGACATGTCGATCAGATAAAAAAATGTTCGGAAATTAATTCAAATATCGGTAATTCAATTAACATTGAAACTGGTGATAGACCATCAGCAGCGGGACGGTCCAGGGGCGCGATGGTGGCAGTGGCGTTGAGCTCGGTACCCGAGGAAGGGCCGCAGGAGAGCGGCGGGGAGACGAGCTCCTGGTCGCCCGGTCGCGCGGCGCCTGAGCCCAGCACTAGCCAGCAGCCCGAGTTAGCAGTGGTGAACAGGGCGCCTCGCGAGTCTGTTCGTAAACGAGGGCCGCCAAGACGTTTTGGCATCGATGATTTATATAGTTAA